A window from bacterium encodes these proteins:
- a CDS encoding efflux RND transporter periplasmic adaptor subunit: protein MKTDSPHLILRTRQEDSPPTRLLAQGRRLLPWLFGLVLLFIVYQMVAFLRQPPAAEVAPVRQETVVRALAITARIRPRYTNRVTPVVSGRLVKLTREEGEAVQQGEVLAQIFDEAARAALRQAQAVAATQQERWLQSRRDFERARQLHEAGLNSAEELENAQLAREQQEKALQQMQAAVAEAAARREDYVLRAPFNGYILARPVDPGQTVGPETVIYEIATTDQLEVEAEVDEQYLSELELGMPATVSPLGNHRQLYETGLCYIAKGVNTQTGAAIVRFCFLAAPPALPIGLSLDVNLIVARHENALTVPRAAVAGFGSAPYVYVVNDGRTARRPVQVIDWQSERIVVLSGLAAGEAVIMNPRMVSDGMAIRPRPSQTAL from the coding sequence ATGAAAACTGATTCCCCTCACTTGATTCTTCGTACCCGCCAAGAGGATTCCCCCCCAACACGGTTGCTGGCACAGGGGCGCCGGCTGCTGCCCTGGCTGTTCGGCCTGGTGCTGCTCTTCATCGTTTACCAAATGGTTGCCTTCCTGCGCCAGCCGCCGGCTGCCGAAGTGGCGCCGGTCCGGCAGGAAACAGTCGTGCGCGCGCTGGCGATCACCGCGCGCATCCGTCCGCGCTACACGAACCGGGTGACGCCGGTGGTTTCCGGCCGACTGGTCAAGCTCACCCGCGAGGAGGGCGAGGCGGTGCAACAAGGAGAAGTGCTGGCGCAGATTTTCGACGAGGCCGCGCGCGCCGCGCTGCGGCAGGCCCAGGCAGTGGCCGCCACGCAACAAGAGCGCTGGCTGCAGTCGCGCCGTGATTTCGAGCGCGCCCGGCAACTCCACGAGGCCGGGCTGAACTCTGCCGAGGAATTGGAAAACGCGCAACTCGCCCGCGAGCAGCAAGAAAAGGCGCTGCAACAGATGCAAGCCGCGGTTGCGGAGGCCGCCGCGCGGCGCGAAGACTATGTCTTGCGCGCGCCGTTCAACGGTTACATTCTCGCGCGGCCGGTGGACCCCGGGCAAACTGTGGGACCGGAAACCGTCATCTATGAAATCGCCACCACCGACCAGCTCGAGGTCGAAGCGGAAGTGGACGAGCAATATCTGAGCGAGCTCGAGCTCGGCATGCCGGCTACGGTTTCGCCGCTCGGCAACCACCGCCAGCTTTATGAAACCGGGCTGTGCTACATCGCCAAAGGTGTGAACACGCAGACGGGCGCGGCCATTGTCCGCTTCTGCTTTCTCGCGGCGCCGCCGGCACTGCCCATCGGCCTGTCGCTGGATGTCAATCTGATCGTGGCGCGCCATGAGAATGCCCTGACCGTGCCGCGGGCGGCAGTGGCCGGCTTCGGCAGCGCGCCTTATGTTTATGTGGTGAATGACGGCCGCACGGCGCGGCGGCCGGTGCAGGTGATCGACTGGCAATCCGAGCGCATCGTGGTGCTGAGCGGCCTGGCTGCCGGCGAGGCGGTGATCATGAATCCGAGGATGGTGTCCGATGGCATGGCAATTCGGCCGCGACCGTCTCAAACCGCGCTTTGA
- a CDS encoding DUF2203 domain-containing protein, translated as MKQYGQFTDDGMPRFTLEQANLLLPKLIELTEQVIESLQDAKDRMESEQLFNEEDAQQSYDLQVALTLERWSQQVLKLGAYPKGYFTVDFKSMIPETLLCWTYGETRITHTHKVWENFKHRRPIEHPEVYSFAFSLN; from the coding sequence TTGAAGCAGTACGGTCAATTCACGGATGATGGCATGCCCCGCTTCACGCTCGAGCAGGCAAATCTGCTGTTGCCCAAGCTGATCGAGCTGACCGAGCAGGTGATCGAATCTTTGCAGGATGCCAAAGACCGGATGGAGTCCGAGCAGTTGTTCAATGAAGAAGATGCCCAACAGAGCTATGATCTGCAGGTGGCGTTGACGCTCGAGCGCTGGTCGCAGCAGGTGCTCAAGCTCGGCGCCTACCCCAAGGGCTATTTCACGGTTGATTTCAAGAGTATGATCCCGGAAACGCTGCTGTGCTGGACCTACGGCGAAACCAGGATCACGCACACCCACAAAGTCTGGGAGAATTTCAAGCATCGCCGGCCCATCGAACATCCCGAAGTCTATTCGTTTGCCTTTTCACTGAACTGA
- a CDS encoding acyl-CoA dehydrogenase family protein translates to MSTLNPFDFYNIEASLSDEEKAVRDQVREFVHKEVKPIIRDHFREGTFPSALAKPIGEMGLLGANLKGYGCPGLNNVAYGLIMQELEAGDSGLRSFASVQGALVMYPIWAFGSEEQKQKYLPRLASAEWLGCFGLTEPDYGSNPAGMISRAERTEGGFVLNGRKMWITNGTLADVAVIWAKLAGTVRGFLVEKGSKGFRQQKMHGKLSLRASDTAELLLDDCHVPAAAMLPHAEGLKAPLRCLSQARYGIAWGVLGAALACYQEALAYAQGRIMFDKPIAAFQLTQEKFAHMVSEITKMQLLCLQLGRLKDQGRAQPAQISLAKRNNCHHALEIARMCREILGANGIIDDYVAMRHAANLESVKTYEGTHEIHTLILGQAVTGIPAFH, encoded by the coding sequence ATGTCCACTCTCAATCCTTTCGATTTCTACAACATTGAGGCTTCGCTCTCCGACGAAGAGAAAGCCGTGCGCGATCAAGTACGGGAGTTCGTGCACAAGGAAGTGAAGCCGATCATTCGCGATCACTTTCGCGAGGGCACATTTCCAAGCGCTCTCGCCAAACCGATCGGGGAGATGGGCCTGCTGGGCGCCAACTTGAAAGGCTATGGCTGCCCGGGCTTGAACAATGTCGCGTATGGCCTGATCATGCAGGAACTGGAGGCCGGCGACAGCGGCCTGCGCAGTTTTGCCTCGGTGCAGGGCGCGCTGGTGATGTATCCGATCTGGGCATTCGGCAGCGAGGAGCAGAAGCAGAAATATCTGCCGCGGCTGGCGAGCGCGGAGTGGCTCGGCTGCTTTGGTTTGACCGAACCGGACTACGGCTCCAATCCCGCCGGCATGATTTCACGCGCCGAACGCACAGAGGGCGGCTTTGTGCTCAACGGCCGCAAGATGTGGATCACCAACGGCACCCTTGCCGACGTGGCCGTGATTTGGGCCAAGCTCGCGGGCACGGTGCGCGGCTTTTTGGTGGAGAAAGGCAGCAAGGGCTTCCGCCAGCAAAAAATGCACGGCAAGCTTTCACTGCGCGCCTCCGACACTGCCGAGCTGCTGTTGGATGATTGCCATGTGCCGGCGGCAGCCATGCTGCCGCACGCCGAGGGATTGAAAGCGCCCTTGCGCTGCCTGAGCCAGGCGCGCTACGGCATCGCGTGGGGCGTGTTGGGTGCCGCGCTGGCCTGCTATCAGGAGGCGCTGGCCTACGCGCAGGGCCGCATCATGTTCGACAAGCCGATCGCCGCGTTTCAATTGACCCAGGAAAAATTCGCTCACATGGTGAGCGAGATCACCAAAATGCAGTTGCTCTGCCTGCAACTCGGCCGCTTGAAAGATCAAGGCCGGGCGCAGCCGGCGCAAATCAGCCTGGCGAAGCGCAACAACTGTCATCACGCCCTGGAGATCGCGCGCATGTGCCGCGAGATTCTCGGCGCCAACGGCATCATCGACGATTATGTCGCCATGCGCCATGCCGCCAATCTGGAAAGCGTGAAGACCTACGAAGGCACGCATGAGATTCACACGTTGATCCTGGGCCAGGCGGTCACCGGCATTCCGGCGTTTCATTGA
- the miaB gene encoding tRNA (N6-isopentenyl adenosine(37)-C2)-methylthiotransferase MiaB encodes MKIYLETYGCQMNEYDSEVIRSILRQQQHEFTDVEAHAEVVLLNTCAIRENAHEKIFNRLEHLRGLKKRRKGNLVVGVLGCMAQNLRAELAERAGVVDIVAGPDSYKRLPALMAAVVEHRETAFDFSLSEYETYSDIAPQRQPGVNAWIAIMRGCDNFCTFCVVPYTRGRERSREPRNIVAEAERIAAEGFKQVTLLGQNVNSYRYEQYDFADLLQMVAEVEGLQRLRFTSPHPKDFPRKLLHTMAAHPKLCKHIHLPLQAGSNAVLERMNRNYTREEFMALVAEIRDTVPEVSLTTDIICGFCGETEADFEETLRVVEQARFDSAFTFKYSQRKHTIAERKYADEVPEEVKVARLIRLNELQREISLAQNAREVGRVHTVLVEEVSKKRPDEWLGRTDQNKGVVFAGRVKPGDLVKVRIESYGTNTLLGSIVGDYRHRFRIHLEAQTCCA; translated from the coding sequence ATGAAGATCTATCTCGAAACCTACGGCTGCCAGATGAACGAGTATGACTCGGAGGTCATTCGTTCGATTCTGCGCCAGCAGCAACACGAGTTCACCGACGTCGAAGCTCACGCCGAGGTGGTGTTGCTCAACACCTGCGCGATTCGCGAAAACGCCCATGAAAAGATCTTCAATCGCCTCGAACACCTGCGCGGTTTGAAAAAGCGGCGCAAGGGCAATCTCGTGGTGGGCGTGCTGGGCTGCATGGCGCAAAACCTGCGCGCCGAGCTGGCGGAGCGTGCCGGTGTCGTCGATATTGTGGCGGGGCCGGACAGTTACAAGCGTTTGCCGGCGTTGATGGCGGCGGTGGTGGAGCATCGCGAAACCGCCTTCGACTTCTCGCTGTCGGAGTACGAAACCTATTCCGACATTGCGCCGCAGCGCCAGCCGGGCGTGAACGCGTGGATTGCGATCATGCGCGGCTGTGATAATTTCTGCACGTTTTGTGTGGTGCCCTACACCCGCGGCCGGGAACGCAGCCGCGAGCCGCGCAATATCGTGGCGGAGGCCGAACGCATCGCCGCCGAAGGCTTCAAGCAAGTCACGCTGCTCGGCCAGAATGTCAATTCCTACCGCTACGAGCAGTATGATTTCGCCGATCTGTTGCAAATGGTGGCGGAGGTCGAGGGGCTGCAGCGCCTCCGTTTCACCTCGCCGCATCCCAAGGATTTTCCGCGCAAGCTGCTGCACACCATGGCCGCCCACCCCAAGCTCTGCAAGCACATTCACCTGCCGCTGCAGGCCGGCAGCAACGCCGTGCTCGAACGCATGAATCGCAACTACACCCGCGAAGAGTTTATGGCTTTGGTCGCGGAGATTCGCGACACGGTGCCCGAGGTGTCATTGACCACCGACATCATTTGCGGCTTCTGCGGCGAGACCGAAGCGGACTTTGAAGAAACGCTGCGCGTGGTCGAGCAGGCGCGCTTTGACTCGGCGTTCACGTTCAAGTACAGCCAGCGCAAGCATACCATTGCCGAGCGCAAATACGCCGACGAGGTTCCGGAAGAGGTCAAAGTGGCGCGGCTCATCCGATTGAATGAATTGCAGCGTGAGATTTCGCTGGCGCAAAACGCCCGCGAAGTGGGCCGCGTGCACACCGTGCTGGTCGAAGAAGTGAGCAAGAAGCGGCCGGACGAATGGCTCGGTCGCACCGATCAAAACAAGGGCGTGGTGTTCGCCGGCAGGGTCAAGCCCGGCGATTTGGTGAAGGTGCGGATCGAGTCCTACGGCACGAATACGTTATTGGGCTCGATCGTGGGCGATTATCGCCATCGCTTTCGCATTCACCTGGAAGCGCAAACGTGTTGCGCTTGA
- a CDS encoding DUF971 domain-containing protein, with protein sequence MPTPINIFPIDNQTLGIDWDDHSRTTYGLRFLRGNCRCAACVDEVTGQRLVFPEHIPENIRALEARPVGRYAIQFLWSDGHESGIYTFDYLRELVQKS encoded by the coding sequence ATGCCCACTCCGATCAACATTTTTCCGATTGACAACCAGACGCTCGGTATCGACTGGGACGACCACAGCCGCACCACCTATGGCCTGCGTTTTCTGCGCGGGAATTGCCGCTGCGCCGCCTGCGTCGACGAAGTCACCGGCCAGCGCCTGGTCTTCCCCGAACACATTCCGGAAAATATCCGTGCGCTGGAGGCCAGACCGGTGGGCCGCTATGCCATCCAGTTCCTCTGGTCCGACGGCCACGAGAGCGGAATCTATACTTTCGACTACTTGCGCGAGCTTGTGCAAAAAAGTTGA
- a CDS encoding SAM-dependent methyltransferase: MPVDYRDAATRHFEDANHLHSVGRWANADHLFGLSAECALKAVMLALGMGMDPKKPDKPEAPYAVHIDKLWMQFPAFASGRQAAKYAVLMDPQLNPFQSWDVNQRYHHRSEITREMADQHKDGAERARAVLKIAELDGVIK; the protein is encoded by the coding sequence ATGCCCGTCGATTACCGGGACGCGGCCACGCGCCATTTCGAAGATGCCAACCATCTCCATTCTGTGGGACGCTGGGCGAATGCAGATCATCTTTTCGGACTCTCTGCCGAATGCGCCCTCAAAGCGGTCATGCTGGCTCTGGGCATGGGAATGGATCCGAAGAAGCCAGACAAGCCGGAAGCTCCTTACGCTGTTCATATTGACAAGCTGTGGATGCAATTCCCGGCGTTTGCCAGTGGCCGTCAAGCCGCCAAGTATGCCGTGCTGATGGACCCGCAATTGAATCCGTTTCAAAGTTGGGATGTGAATCAACGGTACCATCATCGGTCAGAAATAACCAGGGAGATGGCTGATCAACACAAGGATGGCGCCGAAAGAGCCCGGGCCGTGCTCAAAATTGCAGAGTTGGATGGAGTGATAAAATGA
- a CDS encoding ParA family protein, with translation MSGHPVFFEQALTKALETVKQFHGLAQEITLVRDFRGRIRLLLPGSAVDYRNKERTIKRLAAALSAALGGYGFPPEQMILYNEALAVAANELSDRFALDQSDGMTIHLLDRQITGQDWLKDPFASQNSNPRATLFGVKGGVGRSTALIIWAWHLAQRGKKVLVFDLDLESPGVSSTLLPLEAMPDFGIVDWFVEDGVGQGDLITPEMLAVSPLASGSRGDIKIVPAFGSKTGEYLPKLARCYAQSAEAASWGERLEWMVTSFERNEQPDLVLLDSRAGVHDIAAVAITRMNAFSLLFAVDSAQTWRAYSFLFNHWKRHARLSDLRQRMQIVAAMVPETNRGEHLKRFREHAWDLFREGLYDEVPAEAADAFTFDLNDEEAPHYPAPVFWHRALQEFEPCAQAEGIEGKMAAEAMGLFMDRADRLVFAGVDEDNAK, from the coding sequence ATGAGCGGACACCCCGTCTTTTTTGAACAAGCACTCACAAAGGCGCTCGAAACCGTCAAACAGTTTCACGGCCTTGCCCAGGAAATCACTCTTGTGCGGGATTTTCGTGGCCGGATTCGCCTCCTCCTTCCCGGAAGCGCAGTCGATTATCGGAACAAGGAACGGACGATCAAACGCCTGGCTGCTGCTTTGAGTGCAGCTCTGGGAGGATACGGTTTTCCTCCGGAGCAGATGATTTTGTACAATGAAGCCCTTGCCGTTGCTGCTAACGAGTTGAGTGATCGCTTTGCGCTCGATCAGAGTGACGGTATGACAATCCACCTTTTGGACCGGCAGATCACGGGCCAAGACTGGTTGAAGGATCCCTTTGCATCTCAAAACTCGAATCCTCGCGCTACTCTTTTCGGAGTCAAAGGCGGTGTCGGAAGATCCACAGCACTGATCATCTGGGCGTGGCATCTGGCGCAGCGCGGCAAAAAGGTTTTGGTGTTCGACCTCGATCTGGAAAGTCCGGGTGTCAGCAGCACTCTGCTGCCGCTGGAGGCAATGCCGGACTTCGGCATCGTTGACTGGTTCGTCGAAGACGGCGTTGGGCAGGGTGATCTGATCACGCCGGAGATGCTCGCGGTCAGTCCGCTGGCATCGGGATCTCGAGGCGATATCAAGATCGTACCCGCTTTCGGCAGCAAAACTGGCGAGTATCTCCCCAAGCTGGCGCGCTGTTACGCACAGTCAGCCGAGGCTGCTTCTTGGGGAGAGCGTTTGGAATGGATGGTGACGAGTTTTGAGCGGAATGAGCAACCCGACCTTGTCCTGCTCGACAGCCGCGCGGGTGTCCATGATATCGCTGCCGTCGCGATTACCCGGATGAATGCCTTTTCCCTTCTGTTTGCTGTGGACAGCGCCCAGACGTGGAGAGCCTATTCCTTTCTTTTTAATCACTGGAAGCGGCACGCCCGGCTGTCCGACCTTCGGCAAAGGATGCAAATCGTGGCCGCCATGGTGCCGGAAACAAACCGCGGCGAGCATTTGAAACGATTTCGAGAGCATGCATGGGATCTTTTTCGGGAAGGTCTTTATGATGAAGTCCCTGCAGAGGCCGCCGATGCGTTCACCTTCGATCTCAATGATGAAGAAGCCCCGCACTATCCTGCGCCGGTTTTCTGGCACCGGGCGTTGCAGGAGTTTGAGCCTTGTGCCCAAGCTGAAGGAATCGAAGGGAAAATGGCTGCAGAAGCGATGGGCTTGTTTATGGATCGTGCCGATCGTCTGGTCTTTGCCGGGGTTGATGAGGACAACGCCAAATGA
- a CDS encoding M1 family metallopeptidase → MKHSMLALACVWLVWSHPSAGWAQDEYPVNEAEKKFRQLYEEFRSPNVYRTAAGAPGHLYWQQRADYDLHVELDDEHQRLSGTGTITYHNESPDALTYLWLQLDQNRRARDSDTYKTQTSSISDNMTFSELQRLHLDFDGGFKIAYVRDAVGRDLPYVINKTMMRVDLPQPLLPKGRYVLKLKWWYNLNDRMKMGGRSGYEYFPADKNYLYTIAQFYPRMAVYSDAQGWQHKQFLGAGEFTLCFGDYSVSLTVPADHVVAATGELQNAAEVLTPAQRRRWQQAQSAAAPVMIVTAAEATAAEKSRSPHKKTWRFRAQQVRDFAFASSRKFIWDALPVNFGSRTVMAMSFYPKEGNPLWEQYSTKVVAHTLRSYSARTFDYPYPVAISVHADRIGMEYPMICFNGGRPEPDGTYSERTKYGMISVIIHEVGHNFFPMIVNSDERQWTWMDEGLNTFLQYLAEQEWQHDYPSRRGPPAKIVDYMKGDRNRQTPVMANSESLLQFGENAYAKPATALTILRETVMGRELFDFAFKTYAQRWRFKQPTPEDLFRTLEDASGVDLDWFWRGWFYSTEHVDVALTAVNWYKIDTQDPDLEKPLAKSNLQEQPQFLGELRDRRTISATMIERDTSLQDFYNKYDPFAVSILDRKEFERYLGTLEETEKQLLRAGYNYYELHFANLGGLVTPLILEFEYQDGAKEVHRLPAEIWRYNDKQISKVFVTAREMRGVTLDPFLETADTDLSNNHWPPRPSPTRFQLFKQRESEPENPMQRQQRIDEMNRRETTRSREGKSGESPSGSQ, encoded by the coding sequence ATGAAGCACAGCATGCTGGCGCTGGCGTGCGTGTGGCTGGTGTGGAGCCATCCGTCTGCCGGCTGGGCGCAAGACGAATACCCCGTCAACGAAGCCGAGAAGAAATTCCGGCAGTTGTACGAGGAGTTCCGCAGTCCGAATGTCTATCGCACCGCTGCGGGCGCGCCCGGCCATCTCTACTGGCAGCAGCGCGCCGACTACGACCTGCACGTCGAGTTGGATGACGAACACCAGCGCCTGTCCGGCACCGGCACCATCACCTACCACAACGAATCACCGGATGCCCTGACCTACCTCTGGCTGCAGCTCGATCAAAACCGGCGGGCACGCGATTCCGACACTTATAAGACACAGACCAGCAGCATCTCCGATAACATGACTTTCAGTGAGTTGCAGCGGCTGCACCTCGATTTCGACGGCGGCTTCAAAATCGCATATGTCCGTGACGCCGTCGGCCGCGACCTGCCTTATGTCATCAATAAAACCATGATGCGCGTCGATCTGCCGCAACCGCTGCTGCCCAAGGGCCGCTACGTGCTCAAACTCAAATGGTGGTACAACCTCAACGACCGCATGAAAATGGGCGGCCGCTCCGGCTATGAGTATTTCCCCGCCGACAAGAATTATCTCTACACCATCGCGCAGTTCTATCCGCGCATGGCGGTCTACAGCGACGCGCAGGGCTGGCAGCACAAGCAATTTCTCGGCGCCGGCGAATTCACGCTGTGCTTCGGCGATTACTCCGTCAGCCTCACCGTGCCGGCCGATCACGTCGTGGCTGCCACCGGCGAGCTGCAAAACGCCGCCGAAGTCCTGACGCCGGCACAGCGCCGCCGCTGGCAACAGGCGCAAAGCGCGGCGGCACCGGTGATGATCGTCACCGCGGCCGAGGCCACGGCCGCGGAAAAATCCCGCAGCCCGCACAAAAAGACCTGGCGTTTCCGCGCGCAGCAGGTGCGTGATTTCGCCTTTGCCAGCTCGCGCAAATTCATCTGGGATGCCCTGCCGGTAAACTTCGGCAGTCGCACGGTGATGGCGATGTCGTTCTATCCCAAGGAAGGCAATCCGTTGTGGGAGCAGTATTCCACCAAAGTCGTGGCGCATACGTTGCGCTCCTATTCGGCTCGCACGTTTGATTATCCCTATCCGGTGGCGATATCGGTGCACGCCGACCGCATCGGCATGGAATACCCGATGATCTGTTTCAACGGCGGCCGGCCGGAACCGGACGGCACCTACAGCGAGCGCACCAAGTACGGCATGATCAGCGTCATCATTCACGAAGTCGGGCACAACTTTTTTCCGATGATCGTGAACTCGGACGAGCGGCAATGGACGTGGATGGATGAGGGGCTCAACACCTTTCTGCAATACCTGGCGGAGCAGGAATGGCAGCACGATTATCCCTCGCGGCGCGGGCCGCCGGCCAAAATCGTCGACTACATGAAGGGCGACCGCAACCGCCAGACGCCGGTGATGGCCAATTCCGAATCGCTGCTGCAATTCGGTGAAAATGCCTACGCCAAGCCCGCCACCGCGCTCACCATTCTGCGCGAAACCGTGATGGGTCGCGAGCTGTTTGACTTTGCCTTCAAAACCTATGCCCAGCGCTGGCGGTTCAAGCAGCCCACGCCGGAAGATTTGTTCCGCACGCTGGAGGACGCTTCCGGGGTCGATCTCGACTGGTTTTGGCGGGGCTGGTTCTATTCCACTGAGCACGTCGATGTGGCGCTCACCGCGGTGAACTGGTACAAGATCGACACGCAGGATCCCGACTTGGAGAAGCCGCTGGCCAAATCCAACCTGCAAGAGCAGCCGCAATTTCTCGGCGAACTGCGCGACCGGCGGACTATCAGCGCCACGATGATCGAGCGCGACACCAGCCTGCAGGATTTCTACAACAAGTATGATCCTTTTGCCGTTTCGATTCTCGACCGCAAAGAATTCGAGCGTTATCTCGGCACGCTGGAGGAAACGGAAAAACAACTGCTGCGGGCCGGCTACAATTATTATGAGCTGCACTTCGCCAATCTCGGCGGGTTGGTGACGCCGCTGATTTTAGAATTCGAATATCAGGATGGCGCGAAAGAAGTACACCGCCTGCCGGCGGAGATTTGGCGTTACAACGATAAGCAGATCAGCAAGGTTTTCGTCACCGCCAGGGAGATGCGCGGCGTCACGCTCGATCCCTTTCTCGAAACCGCGGACACCGATCTGAGCAACAACCACTGGCCACCGCGGCCCAGCCCCACGCGCTTTCAACTGTTCAAGCAGCGCGAAAGCGAGCCGGAGAATCCCATGCAGCGCCAGCAGCGGATCGACGAGATGAATCGGCGGGAAACGACTCGGTCGCGGGAAGGCAAAAGCGGAGAAAGCCCCTCGGGCAGCCAGTGA
- a CDS encoding YbjQ family protein, with translation MIVVTASTVAGKRIVKTCGLVRGNTIRARHIGKDIVAVFKNILGGEIEEYTKLLGESREQALDRMISEAQALGANAIVDIRFSTSYIMANAAEILVYGTAVVIE, from the coding sequence ATGATCGTCGTCACTGCGAGCACGGTGGCGGGCAAACGGATCGTGAAAACATGCGGCCTGGTGCGCGGCAACACCATCCGGGCGCGGCATATCGGCAAAGACATCGTGGCCGTGTTCAAGAACATCCTGGGCGGCGAAATCGAGGAATACACCAAGCTGCTGGGAGAATCGCGCGAGCAGGCGCTCGACCGCATGATCAGCGAGGCGCAAGCCCTGGGTGCCAACGCCATCGTCGACATCCGTTTCTCCACCAGCTACATCATGGCCAATGCCGCCGAGATTCTGGTGTATGGCACCGCCGTGGTGATTGAATAG
- a CDS encoding sigma-70 family RNA polymerase sigma factor, giving the protein MPESEAENDHGLVLRSQRGEAHAFGLLVQRHMQRAYFTALALTGSPEDARDLSQEAFVRAYRAIAKFDAAAGAFFTWYYRILRNLCLNLRRDRSRRARPFAEIGESVMEQVAAATEEDPAVLAERNELQDALWRALASLKPAACEVIVLKDFQGMSYKEIAEALHCPVGTVMSRLFEARRRLRELMENYL; this is encoded by the coding sequence ATGCCGGAATCCGAAGCGGAAAACGATCATGGGCTCGTTCTGCGCAGCCAGCGCGGCGAGGCGCACGCTTTTGGCCTGTTGGTGCAACGCCATATGCAGCGGGCTTATTTCACTGCTCTGGCGTTGACCGGCTCGCCGGAGGACGCGCGCGATCTCTCCCAGGAAGCGTTCGTGCGCGCCTACCGCGCGATCGCGAAGTTCGACGCCGCGGCCGGCGCCTTCTTCACCTGGTACTATCGGATTCTCCGCAATCTCTGCTTGAATCTGCGGCGCGATCGTAGCCGGCGCGCGCGGCCCTTTGCAGAGATCGGGGAATCGGTGATGGAGCAGGTCGCGGCTGCAACGGAAGAAGACCCGGCCGTGCTCGCCGAGCGCAACGAGCTGCAGGACGCGCTCTGGCGGGCGCTGGCTTCGCTCAAACCGGCGGCGTGCGAGGTGATCGTGCTGAAGGATTTTCAAGGCATGTCTTACAAGGAGATTGCCGAGGCCCTGCATTGTCCGGTGGGCACGGTGATGTCGCGGCTGTTCGAGGCGCGCCGGCGGCTGCGCGAATTGATGGAGAATTATCTGTGA
- a CDS encoding ABC transporter permease produces the protein MIKHLFKLVWNRKRSNLLLMLEIFFSFIVLVAVMTLAAYYQDNYGRPLGFVYENVWNIGIDMNTATDDVWSAEMVSTTRQLFLALQDFPEIESACGALSTPYGLGSRQSVNEFKGRRVEMEVNEVTDTFLQTLNLQLLAGRWFDQTDDASNWKPVVINQRLSRELFGHDDPIGRPFEPWSSQEEEVRVIGVISDFRRDGEFVGPGNYLFERKRLDDPRNRPPANLLIKVRPGASAAFEERLAARLEAVAREWSFEIQPLTHKREVAMKLRLVPVILLGLIAAFLMIMVGLGLVGILWQNVTQRTKEIGLRRAKGATAAAIHKQILGETLVLTSLGVVLGVILVVQFPLLDLISTVSVKVYAQGVLLALLVLYGLTLAASLYPSWLATKVRPAQALHYE, from the coding sequence ATGATCAAACATCTCTTCAAGCTGGTGTGGAATCGCAAGCGCTCCAACTTGCTGCTCATGCTCGAAATTTTCTTCTCGTTCATCGTGCTGGTCGCGGTGATGACGCTGGCCGCTTATTATCAAGACAACTATGGCCGGCCGCTGGGATTTGTCTATGAAAACGTCTGGAACATCGGCATCGACATGAACACCGCCACGGACGATGTCTGGTCTGCCGAGATGGTCAGCACCACCCGGCAATTGTTCCTGGCGCTGCAGGATTTCCCCGAAATCGAATCGGCCTGCGGCGCATTGAGCACACCCTACGGCCTCGGCTCGCGCCAGTCGGTGAATGAATTCAAGGGCCGGCGCGTCGAGATGGAAGTCAATGAGGTCACCGACACTTTTCTCCAAACGCTGAACCTGCAATTGCTGGCCGGGCGCTGGTTCGATCAGACGGATGATGCCTCGAATTGGAAGCCAGTGGTGATCAACCAACGGTTGAGCCGTGAGTTGTTTGGCCATGACGATCCCATTGGTCGCCCGTTCGAACCCTGGTCCTCACAGGAGGAAGAAGTGCGGGTAATCGGCGTGATCTCGGATTTTCGCCGCGACGGCGAGTTCGTCGGCCCGGGAAATTATCTGTTCGAGCGCAAGCGTTTGGACGACCCGCGCAATCGTCCACCCGCGAATCTGTTGATCAAAGTTCGCCCGGGCGCGAGCGCCGCGTTCGAAGAGCGGCTGGCGGCCCGGCTGGAGGCAGTGGCCCGGGAATGGTCTTTTGAAATCCAGCCGCTCACGCACAAGCGCGAGGTGGCGATGAAGTTGCGCCTGGTGCCGGTCATTTTGCTCGGGTTGATCGCGGCTTTTCTCATGATCATGGTCGGCTTGGGTTTGGTGGGGATCTTGTGGCAAAACGTGACCCAGCGCACGAAGGAAATCGGCTTGCGGCGCGCAAAAGGCGCAACGGCCGCGGCGATTCACAAACAAATCTTGGGCGAGACGCTGGTGCTGACTTCACTCGGCGTCGTGCTGGGCGTGATCCTGGTGGTGCAGTTTCCGCTGCTCGATCTGATCAGCACCGTGAGCGTGAAGGTCTATGCCCAGGGTGTGTTGCTGGCGCTGCTGGTTCTCTATGGACTCACGCTGGCGGCGAGTCTGTACCCGAGTTGGCTTGCCACCAAAGTGCGGCCGGCGCAAGCGCTGCATTACGAGTAA